A genome region from Rhipicephalus microplus isolate Deutch F79 unplaced genomic scaffold, USDA_Rmic scaffold_15, whole genome shotgun sequence includes the following:
- the LOC119173754 gene encoding uncharacterized protein LOC119173754, translating to MIEVVSRVQGARRPRSCRLNTQDIRLFMFSRNVIFCALALVPMYLGSPPGSYDERCGPVFNSYRRFGAKHLSKMSTGAKEAIMKCRNITESAALQRDAEFEQRRRLCIGLFFPTVPEENLEEHLCRFTRMDDIDDVQKLRNITACIKKGHENFGKDDRQVLELRASRIECMQKFFDDAPRGIRDRKYANLVKRVRSLADDVMDTNRQIIVCMRHYDAPEEELHERSKSRDFCMKRLLPGVPQERLESVFLDSLKNRNAYMDDALQLCTFMETSTGKWAKEELIIYYKCVREMLHHVPSAVRASMSFRLGLDVQEENIDKMLRCEAKGGTHVLFEGIQRPEFLRCLSGHRERPHMTELYDTSAVYDNPDPNEKLKLCVMHKRASSEVFMEYRQYQTTVEKEQKRLEVCYNHHLGKPLKPTTVSGVKESTVTPEASAEDDSEVLTDQPPTTVASQENQLLSTDVPTTAAMGEDATVKSD from the exons atgaTTGAAGTTGTGAGCCGAGTTCAAGGAGCAAGGCGCCCTCGATCGTGTCGGTTGAACACTCAAGACATTCGCCTCTTCATGTTCTCGAGGAATGTCATCTTTTGCGCCCTTGCGCTGGTTCCAATGTACTTGGGCTCTCCGCCTGGTTCCTATGACGAACGGTGTGGGCCCGTATTCAACAGCTACCGACGCTTCGGTGCCAAACATCTCAGCA AAATGTCCACCGGCGCAAAGGAAGCAATCATGAAGTGCCGAAACATAACGGAAAGTGCGGCACTACAG AGAGATGCTGAGTTCGAGCAGCGGCGACGTCTGTGCATTGGCCTCTTCTTCCCGACAGTGCCTGAAGAAAACCTGGAGGAACACCTGTGCCGGTTCACGAGAATGGACGACATCGACGACGTGCAAAAGCTACGCAAC ATAACAGCTTGCATCAAGAAAGGTCACGAGAATTTTGGGAAG GACGACCGCCAGGTGCTGGAGCTGCGAGCGTCGCGAATCGAGTGCATGCAGAAGTTCTTCGACGATGCCCCTCGTGGCATCCGGGACAGAAAGTACGCGAACCTGGTGAAGAGAGTGCGCTCGCTCGCTGACGACGTCATGGACACCAACCGCCAG ATCATAGTCTGCATGCGACATTATGACGCTCCGGAGGAG GAACTGCACGAGAGGAGCAAGTCGAGAGATTTCTGCATGAAGCGGCTGCTGCCGGGCGTTCCGCAAGAGAGGCTGGAGTCTGTCTTCCTGGACAGCTTGAAGAACAGAAATGCCTACATGGACGACGCG CTTCAACTGTGCACCTTCATGGAAACTTCTACAGGTAAA TGGGCCAAGGAAGAGCTGATAATATACTACAAGTGCGTCAGAGAAATGCTGCATCACGTGCCAAGTGCTGTCCGCGCTTCCATGTCTTTCCGCCTAGGACTAGATGTGCAGGAAGAAAACATCGACAAG ATGCTACGCTGTGAAGCCAAAGGAGGAACCCATGTATTG TTCGAAGGAATCCAGCGGCCCGAATTCCTGCGCTGCCTTTCCGGACACCGAGAGCGTCCTCACATGACCGAGCTGTACGATACGTCGGCTGTGTACGACAATCCTGACCCCAACGAGAAG CTGAAGTTGTGCGTCATGCATAAACGAGCCTCGAGTGAG GTGTTTATGGAATACAGACAGTACCAAACTACGGTAGAAAAGGAACAGAAGAGGCTGGAG GTGTGTTACAACCACCACTTGGGTAAGCCCTTGAAGCCAACTACAGTTTCTGGCGTCAAAGAAAGCACCGTCACCCCTGAAGCGAGCGCTGAGGACGACAGCGAAGTTCTTACGGATCAGCCGCCAACCACTGTTGCTTCTCAGGAGAACCAATTGTTGAGCACTGACGTTCCTACAACGGCTGCAATGGGCGAGGACGCCACTGTTAAATCGGATTAA